Proteins found in one Flavobacterium channae genomic segment:
- the hutI gene encoding imidazolonepropionase: MKTLFINIKELLQIRETGVEKISGSDMAILPKIENAYLLIENSIITDFGSMENCPDKSDMNVINASGQVILPTWVDSHTHIVYAGNRIQEFVDRINGLSYEEIANRGGGILNSAKKLNETSEDEIYEQSKLRLEEVMLQGTGAVEIKSGYGLTVEGELKMLRVIKRLKENYPIAIKATFLGAHAFPTEYKENHAAYIDVIINEMLPKIANENLADYIDAFLETGYFSVEETIKIMEAGKKYGLEPKIHVNQFTAIDGIKACVENGALSVDHLEIVTDEDIAVLKDSKTMPVALPSCSYFISIPYTPARKMMNAGLPLALATDYNPGTTPSGNMNFVVATACIKMKMTPEEAINAGTINGAYAMGISETHGSITKGKKANIIITKPLTSFYQLPYAFGTNLIDKVMIEGQFI, translated from the coding sequence ATGAAAACACTATTTATCAACATAAAAGAACTGTTACAAATTAGAGAAACTGGAGTTGAAAAAATTTCTGGTTCCGACATGGCAATTTTACCAAAAATTGAAAACGCTTACCTTTTAATAGAAAATTCTATCATTACCGATTTTGGTTCAATGGAAAATTGTCCAGACAAATCGGATATGAATGTTATTAATGCTTCAGGTCAAGTTATTTTACCAACATGGGTTGATAGTCACACACACATAGTATATGCAGGCAATAGAATTCAAGAATTTGTTGATAGAATTAACGGTTTGTCCTATGAAGAAATTGCAAATCGTGGTGGTGGAATTTTAAATTCGGCTAAAAAATTAAACGAAACTTCTGAAGATGAAATTTATGAGCAATCAAAATTACGTTTGGAAGAAGTTATGCTACAAGGAACGGGAGCAGTTGAAATAAAATCAGGTTACGGATTAACGGTTGAAGGCGAATTGAAAATGTTACGCGTTATCAAACGCTTAAAAGAAAATTATCCTATAGCAATAAAAGCAACTTTTTTAGGAGCACACGCATTTCCTACAGAATATAAAGAAAATCATGCTGCTTATATTGATGTAATCATTAACGAAATGCTTCCAAAGATTGCTAATGAAAATTTGGCTGATTATATTGATGCTTTCTTAGAAACTGGTTATTTTTCTGTAGAAGAAACCATTAAAATTATGGAAGCGGGTAAAAAATATGGTTTAGAACCAAAAATTCATGTAAACCAATTTACTGCTATTGATGGAATTAAAGCTTGTGTTGAAAATGGTGCTTTATCGGTAGATCATTTAGAAATTGTAACGGATGAAGATATTGCTGTTTTAAAAGACAGTAAAACCATGCCAGTAGCATTACCAAGTTGTTCTTATTTTATTAGTATTCCTTATACGCCAGCTCGTAAAATGATGAATGCTGGTTTGCCATTAGCTTTGGCTACCGATTACAATCCGGGTACCACTCCCTCAGGAAATATGAATTTCGTAGTAGCAACGGCTTGTATAAAAATGAAAATGACTCCTGAAGAAGCTATCAATGCAGGAACTATAAACGGTGCTTATGCAATGGGAATTTCAGAAACTCACGGAAGTATTACAAAAGGTAAAAAAGCCAATATTATCATTACAAAACCTTTAACTAGTTTTTACCAATTACCTTATGCTTTTGGAACAAACTTAATTGATAAAGTAATGATTGAAGGTCAATTTATTTAA
- a CDS encoding formimidoylglutamase, producing MENIILLSQNELAKITNHRSGEIKFGEKIVTIPKDADAIDFISSSEAQFVLLGIPEDIGVKANLGRVGAASAYESALKSIANIQHNKFCKGSNLIVLGKLDVSAQLEKAQSLDANNKEHRKELYELVEQLDVEVSHVIHQICNAGKIPIIIGGGHNNAYGNIKGLALAKGKPVNAINFDAHTDFRILEGRHSGNGFSYAFEDGFLKKYFVFGLHENFVSKSVFNTLKELTSRVKYVTYEEIDVKREKNFETELENSSNFIKNEPFGIELDLDAIPNIPSSAMTLSGFSVDRARQFVYYFGKQQNASYLHICEGAPELDTSNNNHLTGKLIASLVTDFMKAKVG from the coding sequence ATGGAGAATATCATACTTTTAAGCCAAAATGAATTAGCCAAGATTACCAACCACAGAAGTGGTGAAATAAAATTTGGAGAAAAAATAGTTACTATCCCTAAAGATGCTGATGCTATTGATTTTATTTCAAGCAGCGAAGCACAATTTGTATTATTAGGAATTCCTGAAGATATTGGTGTTAAAGCAAACTTAGGAAGAGTTGGTGCTGCATCAGCTTATGAAAGTGCCCTTAAAAGTATCGCCAACATTCAACATAATAAATTTTGTAAAGGAAGCAATTTAATTGTCTTAGGAAAATTAGATGTTTCAGCACAATTAGAAAAAGCACAATCTTTAGATGCTAACAATAAAGAGCATCGAAAAGAACTTTACGAACTAGTAGAACAATTGGATGTTGAAGTTTCACATGTTATTCATCAAATTTGCAATGCCGGTAAAATTCCTATAATTATTGGTGGCGGACACAATAATGCTTATGGTAATATAAAAGGATTGGCTTTAGCCAAAGGAAAACCAGTGAATGCCATTAATTTTGATGCACATACCGATTTTAGAATTTTAGAAGGAAGACATTCTGGTAATGGTTTTAGCTATGCTTTTGAAGATGGTTTTCTAAAAAAATACTTCGTATTCGGGCTTCATGAAAATTTTGTTTCTAAAAGTGTATTCAATACTTTAAAAGAATTAACATCAAGAGTAAAATATGTAACTTATGAAGAAATTGATGTTAAACGTGAGAAAAACTTCGAAACTGAGTTAGAAAATTCGTCGAACTTTATTAAAAATGAACCTTTTGGAATAGAATTAGATTTAGATGCAATTCCAAATATTCCTTCAAGTGCAATGACTTTAAGCGGTTTTAGTGTTGATAGAGCTAGACAATTTGTTTACTATTTTGGAAAACAACAAAATGCTTCTTATTTACACATCTGTGAAGGAGCTCCTGAATTGGATACTTCTAATAACAATCATTTAACGGGTAAATTGATTGCTTCATTAGTTACCGATTTTATGAAGGCTAAAGTAGGATAA
- the corA gene encoding magnesium/cobalt transporter CorA: MRKIKYKKGRKVQASTLEYTGIHKQSPTEMQLFVYDSEDVTECQQLQPEDIDSNIEVSKVNWINIHGLNNHAFIEKVGAKFDADHFIIGDILNTTKRTRVEEYHDILFFNVKSLLPQKSSNNISVEQISFLLKNNVLISFQEKRSDFFTHIRERLRTNSGVVRSKKADYLLYLLLDAIIENFYITIESEEDKIDELINLTKTNTNPEVLELIEKHRDNFNFLKRSIIPLRDSLYSIKSIKDDNVFNDIQPENFTFFSRLHQKCLELLEQIDSDLITLDSASNYFFSAQNHKMNQVMKTLTVVSMFFLPLTFIVGVYGQNFKHFPELEWEYGYFLIWGIMLTIVAIMFVYFKIKKWF, translated from the coding sequence TTGAGAAAAATAAAATATAAAAAAGGAAGAAAAGTTCAGGCTAGTACTTTAGAATATACTGGGATTCATAAACAATCTCCAACAGAAATGCAGCTTTTTGTATATGATTCAGAAGATGTTACCGAATGTCAACAATTGCAACCTGAAGATATAGATTCTAATATTGAAGTTTCAAAAGTAAATTGGATAAATATTCATGGGTTAAACAATCATGCATTTATTGAAAAAGTAGGTGCAAAGTTTGATGCTGATCATTTCATTATAGGAGATATCTTAAATACGACTAAACGAACAAGAGTAGAAGAATATCATGACATATTATTCTTTAACGTAAAGTCGTTATTACCACAAAAATCTTCAAATAATATTAGTGTTGAGCAAATTAGCTTTTTATTAAAGAATAATGTGTTGATTTCATTTCAGGAAAAGCGAAGTGATTTCTTTACGCATATTCGAGAACGTTTGAGAACAAACTCGGGTGTTGTTAGATCTAAAAAAGCCGATTATTTATTGTATTTATTGTTAGACGCTATTATCGAAAATTTTTATATAACAATTGAAAGTGAAGAAGATAAAATAGATGAATTGATTAATTTGACCAAAACAAATACCAATCCTGAAGTTTTAGAATTAATTGAAAAACATCGAGATAATTTTAACTTTTTAAAGCGTTCTATAATTCCGCTTCGCGATTCGTTGTATTCGATTAAGAGTATTAAAGATGATAATGTTTTCAATGACATTCAACCAGAAAATTTTACTTTCTTTTCTAGATTACATCAAAAATGTTTAGAACTTTTAGAACAAATTGATTCTGATTTAATTACACTCGATAGTGCTTCAAATTATTTTTTCTCAGCTCAGAATCATAAAATGAACCAAGTAATGAAAACACTAACGGTTGTTTCTATGTTTTTTTTACCATTAACTTTTATAGTTGGTGTTTATGGTCAAAACTTTAAGCATTTTCCCGAGTTAGAGTGGGAGTATGGCTATTTTTTAATTTGGGGAATAATGCTCACAATTGTAGCTATAATGTTTGTTTATTTTAAAATTAAAAAGTGGTTTTAG
- a CDS encoding DEAD/DEAH box helicase — MTFNELKLFNNIQQALEEEGYTNPTPIQEQAIPEILAGQDLVACAQTGTGKTGAFAIPILNLIHRIVGSAKKTKHIRTLVVTPTRELAIQIDESFKTYGKYTNVKSLVIFGGVNQVPQVNELKMGVDVLIATPGRFLDLHKQGFIDLNHMHHLVLDEADQMLDMGFINDVKKIIKLTPENRQTLLFSATMPLAIRELADTFLTRPKYISVTPISSTAENVSQKVYFVNKDEKRLLLKQLIIQESLSNALVFTRTKHGADNIVKVLKKAHIKAEAIHGDKSQNARQRVLEQFKNKEIDILVATDIAARGIDIEQLPFVINFDIPNISETYVHRIGRTGRAGNSGLAISFCGKDEKAYWQDIEKLIRMKVKVVTDHPYEWKDEVKNPDAKPDLRNKNKMNPNSKSRKSDASKKNKKRWY; from the coding sequence ATGACATTCAACGAATTAAAATTATTTAACAATATACAACAAGCTTTGGAGGAAGAAGGCTACACAAACCCTACTCCAATTCAAGAGCAAGCCATTCCTGAAATATTAGCAGGCCAAGATTTAGTTGCTTGTGCCCAAACTGGAACTGGAAAAACGGGTGCTTTCGCCATTCCAATTCTAAATTTAATTCATCGAATTGTAGGTTCGGCAAAGAAAACAAAACATATCCGAACTTTAGTGGTTACGCCAACGAGAGAATTAGCCATTCAAATTGACGAAAGTTTCAAAACTTACGGAAAATATACTAATGTGAAATCGTTAGTGATTTTTGGAGGTGTAAACCAAGTACCACAAGTAAATGAACTAAAAATGGGTGTTGATGTTTTAATCGCAACTCCAGGACGTTTTTTAGATTTACACAAACAAGGTTTTATCGATTTGAATCATATGCATCATTTGGTTTTAGACGAAGCCGATCAAATGTTAGACATGGGATTTATTAATGATGTTAAGAAAATCATCAAATTAACTCCAGAAAACCGCCAAACATTGTTATTTTCAGCAACGATGCCTTTAGCAATTAGAGAATTAGCCGATACTTTTTTAACAAGACCAAAATACATTTCAGTGACACCTATTTCTAGTACGGCTGAAAATGTATCGCAAAAAGTATATTTCGTAAACAAAGACGAGAAACGTTTGCTTTTAAAACAGTTAATTATTCAAGAAAGTTTGAGTAATGCTTTAGTGTTTACTAGAACCAAACACGGCGCTGACAACATTGTAAAAGTGTTGAAAAAAGCACATATAAAAGCAGAAGCTATTCACGGAGACAAATCGCAAAATGCACGTCAGCGTGTTTTAGAACAGTTCAAAAATAAAGAAATTGATATTTTAGTTGCTACTGATATTGCGGCAAGAGGAATTGATATTGAACAACTTCCGTTTGTGATTAACTTTGATATTCCAAATATTTCAGAAACCTATGTACACCGAATTGGTCGTACTGGTCGTGCTGGAAATTCTGGTTTAGCGATTTCATTTTGTGGAAAAGATGAAAAAGCATATTGGCAGGATATTGAAAAGTTGATCCGAATGAAAGTGAAAGTAGTAACCGATCATCCATATGAATGGAAAGACGAGGTAAAAAATCCAGATGCAAAACCTGATTTAAGAAATAAAAATAAGATGAATCCAAATTCAAAATCAAGAAAATCGGATGCTTCTAAGAAAAACAAAAAACGTTGGTACTAA
- the crcB gene encoding fluoride efflux transporter CrcB has product MIKTILLVGLGGAFGSVFRYLTHWLTTKYFQSSFPLSTFLVNVIGSLLIGLFIGYIGKYFPENHPLKFLLIIGFCGGFTTFSSFALENYNLLQNNQQITAYFYMAGSIILTISAVGFGNYLAKYI; this is encoded by the coding sequence ATGATAAAAACGATATTACTTGTTGGATTAGGTGGCGCTTTTGGAAGTGTTTTTAGATATTTAACTCATTGGTTAACTACTAAATATTTTCAAAGTTCATTTCCATTAAGTACGTTTCTTGTAAATGTAATTGGAAGTTTACTAATTGGATTGTTCATTGGTTATATTGGGAAATATTTTCCTGAGAATCATCCTTTAAAGTTTTTACTCATTATAGGCTTTTGCGGTGGTTTTACAACATTTTCTAGTTTTGCTTTAGAAAACTATAATTTACTTCAAAACAACCAACAAATTACAGCTTACTTTTATATGGCTGGTTCCATAATTTTAACCATAAGCGCTGTAGGATTTGGGAATTATTTAGCTAAATATATATAA